The DNA segment AAATGGAAAACGAAATACCCGCACCAAAAGACGGAGTAGTAAAGAAAATCCTCATCAAAGAAGGCGACACCGTAGACACAGGACAAACACTAATAGAGCTGGAGTAAAAAAGCATTCTCCTTTCTTATTTATTATAACTCTCCATCTAACAGGTTTTTTCCGCCCGTATAGGAGAAGTTTGAAACTCTTAGTTTAAAAACGAAAAAGTTTCAGCTTTTTGCCGAAAGACATTTAAATAGACACAATCATACATTATCCCGAAAATCTACATGGAGGTGCAACCATGAACTCAGCTGTGATTATTTTAATAGCGGCCGCGATATACCTCGGGATGTATTTTACCTACGGCAAGAGCCTTCAGAACAAGGTTGTCAGGGCTGACTCGGGAAGGCCCACACCCGCCCACAAGCTCTACGACGGTGTTGACTACGTTCCGGCCCACCCGCTGGTTCTCTACGGACACCACTTCGCGTCAATAGCGGGAGCAGGTCCAATCGTCGGCCCGGCGCTGGCAATGGCCTGGGGCTGGCTTCCAGGACTCATCTGGGTCTGGTTCGGAAACGTCTTCATCGGTGCCGTCCACGACTACCTGGCACTTATGTCGTCGGTTCGCTACGATGGCAAGTCTGTCCAGTGGATAGCAGGAAAGCTAATGACAAGGAGAACTGGAATAGCCTTTGAGTTCTACATACTGTTCGCTCTGCTCCTCGTTATAGCGGCATTCATGTCGGTTATTGCTGGAATCTTCACCAAGACCCCGGAGGCGGCGACAGCTTCAATACTGTTCCTCATCTCGGCCGTTATAGTGGGCTATCTGATGTACAAGACGAGCCTCCACTTCGCAGGTGCCACCATTGTCGGCCTTATACTCCTTGTGGTCTCCGTCTGGCTCGGCTTTAAGTATCCAATACAGGCCTCATACCACCAGTGGAACATATTCCTCTTCGTCTACATCATAATCGCGGCATCACTGCCCGTGTGGGTGCTACTGCAGCCGAGGGACTACCTGAACGCATACATACTGTGGTTCGGCCTGATCCTCGGAGGCGTTGCCTTTGCAATCCTGGGCTCCAAGGGCACCTTCACGGCCCCTGCCTACACCAGCTGGTCGGCAAGCGTCGTCGGCGGCAAACCATCACCGTTCTGGCCGACGATACCGCTCGTCATCGCGTGTGGTTCTCTCAGCGGATTCCACTCAATCGTCGGTTCGGGAACCACCTCCAAGCAGCTTGACAACGAGCTTCACGGCCTCATGGTCGGCTACGGTGGAATGTTCACCGAAGGCTTCCTGTCAACCATAGTCATAGCATCGATAGCCGTCTATGGAATCAAGGTCTTCGCCGATGCTGGGATCGACATAAACGCCGCCAACTGGGCTTCAATCTACGCCCCCAAGGTCGCGGGGGAGATTGGAAAGGTCGGTATATTCGCCAAGAGCTACGCCTACGGCCTGCAGGACGCCTTCGGAATACCTTTCAAGACCGGTGCTGTCTTTGCGAGCCTCTGGGTCTCGGCATTTGCCCTGACCACCCTTGACACGGCGACCAGGCTCGGTCGCTTTGCCTGGCAGGAAGTTGTTGGGA comes from the Thermococcus thioreducens genome and includes:
- a CDS encoding carbon starvation CstA family protein, translated to MNSAVIILIAAAIYLGMYFTYGKSLQNKVVRADSGRPTPAHKLYDGVDYVPAHPLVLYGHHFASIAGAGPIVGPALAMAWGWLPGLIWVWFGNVFIGAVHDYLALMSSVRYDGKSVQWIAGKLMTRRTGIAFEFYILFALLLVIAAFMSVIAGIFTKTPEAATASILFLISAVIVGYLMYKTSLHFAGATIVGLILLVVSVWLGFKYPIQASYHQWNIFLFVYIIIAASLPVWVLLQPRDYLNAYILWFGLILGGVAFAILGSKGTFTAPAYTSWSASVVGGKPSPFWPTIPLVIACGSLSGFHSIVGSGTTSKQLDNELHGLMVGYGGMFTEGFLSTIVIASIAVYGIKVFADAGIDINAANWASIYAPKVAGEIGKVGIFAKSYAYGLQDAFGIPFKTGAVFASLWVSAFALTTLDTATRLGRFAWQEVVGMLMDTSEGIGKAISNKWLASFVLALVGMWLAWGNQWLILWPAFSGMNQMLASIAMMTGALWVTKVQQAGKWSYAVLIPAVFLWITVSAALVWFLAVVVPGIGDVGTRYAVGFITLVGILLNLMLVFDFYAAWKKPSEEYAAAS